One genomic segment of Bombyx mori chromosome W, ASM3026992v2 includes these proteins:
- the LOC134201690 gene encoding uncharacterized protein LOC134201690 — MSSSDSVETASSHGGSSVKPRRTKKMRVSTVHDNDILPSDIRKFNLKVPPFSPEDPEIWFALLEGQFDNYGITEDNIKFNNVITNLDIPHAKAVKDIIVHPPTSNRYDKIKSELIRRLSTSHEKKVKQLLTHEELGDRKPSQFLRHLMDLAGPSVPHEFIQTIWSNRLPNSIQTVLASQPTHSLEQLSDLADRIQEITTPCNVAATSTCGTSSVNQSSEIAELRKMVERLALRLEDQTRTTNRSQNRSRPRWRSTSRSRTRSASSYRRYPVCWYHAKFGAKASKCQKPCDYNESGNAAGSR; from the coding sequence ATGAGCAGCAGTGATTCTGTCGAGACCGCTAGTTCCCATGGAGGTAGCAGCGTAAAACCCCGACGAACGAAAAAAATGCGCGTTTCCACTGTACACGACAACGACATTTTGCCGTCCGACATTCGGAAGTTTAATTTGAAGGTGCCTCCGTTTTCTCCAGAGGACCCAGAAATTTGGTTTGCACTTCTAGAAGGTCAATTCGATAACTATGGCATTACAGAAGACAACATCAAGTTCAATAATGTTATCACTAACCTAGATATTCCTCATGCGAAGGCGGTAAAGGATATTATCGTGCATCCTCCGACCAGCAATCGCTATGATAAAATTAAGAGCGAGCTCATCAGACGTCTTTCCACCTCCCATGAAAAGAAGGTCAAGCAATTGCTAACTCATGAAGAGTTGGGTGACCGAAAACCGTCGCAGTTTCTGAGGCATCTCATGGACCTAGCCGGACCGTCCGTCCCACATGAGTTTATCCAAACTATCTGGAGTAACCGCCTGCCGAACAGTATCCAGACGGTACTAGCATCGCAGCCTACCCATTCACTAGAACAGCTGTCGGACCTTGCTGACCGAATACAGGAAATAACGACTCCATGCAACGTCGCAGCCACTTCGACATGCGGGACGAGTAGTGTCAACCAGTCCAGTGAAATCGCAGAGTTGAGGAAAATGGTGGAACGCCTCGCGTTAAGACTCGAAGACCAGACTCGCACCACAAACCGCTCCCAGAACCGTTCTCGACCTCGGTGGCGTTCGACGTCCCGCAGTAGAACACGATCTGCTTCCAGCTATCGACGGTACCCCGTTTGTTGGTACCACGCGAAGTTCGGGGCTAAGGCAAGCAAATGCCAGAAGCCGTGCGATTACAACGAGTCGGGAAATGCCGCAGGCAGTCGATAA
- the LOC134201691 gene encoding craniofacial development protein 2-like: MISHRRTRTLVPGGPAIPGYGSGHGNGGARGAKNLRQRSGYHPPSQRQLALMTYNVRTLRLDEKLIELEEEMNKLRWDVIGLSEIRREGEDTKTLQSGHLFYYREGEQKSQGGVGFIVHKSLINNIVAIESVSSRVVYLVLKISKRYSLKIVQVYAPSTSHPDDEVEATYEDISRAIRNSQSHFTVVMGDFNAKLGRRGDDELKVGPFGFGQRNPRGQMLADFMEKEGLFMMNSFFKKPPQRKWTWLSPDGVTRNEIDFIMSTNRQIFNDVSVINSVKTGSDHRIVRGMLNINLRISGRCKQQAGRDCPYGRVQIFQNPP, translated from the exons ATGATTTCACACCGCAGAACCAGGACCCTAGTCCCCGGCGGCCCCGCTATTCCTGGTTACGGTAGCGGCCATGGTAACGGCGGGGCAAGGGGTGCTAAGAATCTCCGGCAGAGATCCGGCTACCACCCCCCTTCACAACGACAATTGGCCCTGATGACATACAACGTGCGCACTTTGAGGTTGGACGAGAAGCTAATAGAGCTGGAAGAAGAAATGAACAAGTTGCGCTGGGACGTTATTGGTTTATCGGAGATCCGAAGAGAGGGGGAGGATACGAAAACCTTACAGTCCGGCCACTTGTTCTACTACCGGGAGGGAGAACAGAAGTCCCAAGGTGGTGTTGGGTTTATCGTCCACAAATCTCTCATAAACAACATTGTGGCCATCGAAAGTGTATCGAGTAGGGTAGTATACCTTGTCCTCAAAATCTCAAAGCGGTATTCGCTGAAGATTGTACAGGTATACGCCCCATCGACGTCACATCCAGACGATGAAGTGGAAGCTACGTATGAGGACATTAGTAGGGCCATACGTAACTCTCAATCACATTTTACCGTTGTTATGGGAGATTTCAATGCAAAACTGGGCCGTAGAGGCGATGATGAGTTGAAAGTGGGGCCATTTGGATTTGGGCAGCGGAATCCCAGAGGACAGATGCTGGCGGACTTTATGGAGAAGGAAGGACTCTTTATGATGAATTCTTTCTTCAAGAAGCCGCCACAACGGAAATGGACCTGGTTGAGTCCCGACGGTGTAACAAGAAATGAAATTGACTTCATCATGAGCACCAACAGACAGATATTCAACGATGTCTCTGTGATCAACAGTGTTAAAACAGGAAGTGATCACCGAATCGTCAGAGGCATGTTGAATATCAAT CTGCGCATCAGTGGACGATGTAAACAGCAGGCTGGTAGAGACTGTCCGTACGGTAGGGTCCAAATTTTTCAAAACCCACCGTAA